One region of Haloprofundus salilacus genomic DNA includes:
- a CDS encoding carboxylate--amine ligase gives MTRSRGTKESVLIPSGLGPSRTYPTIRSLGRRGINTIVASEYNDPPVFASRHCGERLSLPAPDADLVGYKNALLGIASRPDVRTIVPSREEDAYIFSKYRDEFEEVVNLVAPPFDVLRRSQDRLELAAAAEEAGVPVPETRLLSEVDDWEPELIIKSRYNLLTDGYVDTHSPRESSKVKSIKHLSPGESPDIDCILEEMEHDPIVQEYVASSDEYMFAALYDHGEPLATFQHRQIRGDSYIGGGGVYRKSVYIEELEDTARKLLDHLDWHGLACIEYMQDDETGEFVLTEINPRMWQSLPATVHAGADFPHYYWQAATGEADRIDPSYDIDSGSHSLRGELGYVISLFRDDSPHVERPTLGATAREMLSSFYDDPYLDYTHVDDLGLFVSGANRMLRNRLKGPG, from the coding sequence ATGACAAGAAGCCGCGGGACGAAGGAATCGGTGTTGATTCCGTCCGGACTCGGGCCGTCGCGCACGTATCCCACGATACGGTCGCTCGGACGGCGCGGAATAAACACCATCGTCGCGTCGGAATACAACGATCCGCCAGTGTTCGCCTCCCGACACTGCGGAGAGCGTCTCTCGCTGCCCGCGCCGGATGCCGACCTCGTCGGCTACAAGAACGCCCTCCTCGGCATCGCCTCGCGCCCCGACGTCCGGACTATCGTCCCCTCGCGGGAGGAGGACGCGTACATCTTCTCGAAGTACAGAGACGAGTTCGAGGAAGTCGTCAACCTCGTCGCCCCGCCGTTCGACGTGCTCCGGCGCTCTCAGGACCGACTGGAACTGGCGGCCGCCGCCGAGGAAGCCGGCGTCCCGGTGCCGGAGACGCGACTGCTCAGCGAGGTCGACGACTGGGAACCGGAGCTCATCATCAAGTCGCGGTACAACCTCCTCACCGACGGCTACGTCGACACCCACTCGCCGAGGGAGTCCTCGAAGGTCAAGAGCATCAAACACCTCTCGCCCGGCGAGTCGCCCGACATCGACTGCATCCTCGAGGAGATGGAGCACGATCCCATCGTCCAGGAGTACGTGGCGAGTTCCGACGAGTACATGTTCGCCGCGCTGTACGACCACGGCGAACCGCTGGCGACGTTCCAACACCGGCAGATTCGCGGCGACTCGTACATCGGCGGGGGCGGCGTCTACCGCAAATCCGTCTACATTGAGGAACTCGAAGACACGGCGCGGAAACTGCTGGACCACCTTGACTGGCACGGCCTCGCGTGCATAGAGTACATGCAGGACGACGAGACCGGCGAGTTCGTGCTCACCGAGATCAACCCCCGGATGTGGCAGTCGCTCCCGGCGACGGTCCACGCGGGCGCAGATTTCCCGCACTACTACTGGCAGGCGGCGACCGGCGAGGCCGACCGAATCGACCCGAGCTACGACATCGACAGCGGAAGCCACTCGCTTCGCGGCGAACTCGGCTACGTAATCAGCCTCTTTCGCGACGATTCGCCGCACGTCGAACGCCCGACGCTCGGGGCGACAGCCCGGGAGATGCTCTCGTCATTCTACGACGACCCGTATCTCGACTACACGCACGTCGACGACCTCGGTCTGTTCGTCAGCGGTGCGAACCGTATGCTCCGGAACCGACTGAAGGGTCCGGGTTAA
- a CDS encoding ABC transporter ATP-binding protein has product MAEPLLTVENLQTQFFTEEGVVRAVDGISFTVEEGELVGLVGESGAGKSVATSSIMRLVEEPGEVVGGTVKYRDKVIIDFEEGPNGERRPSDEMLSNKQMRDEIRGNEIAIIFQDPMEALNPVFTVGSQLREFIEINRDVSGKEAREIAVDMLREVGIPEPEERFDSYPHQFSGGMRQRVLIAMALSCEPSLIIADEPTTALDVTVEGQILDLVDELQAKYGTSFLWVTHDMGVVAEICDRVNVMYLGEIIEQAEVDDLFYETKHPYTEALLDSMPRPDETVDELNPIKGVMPEAINPPPGCRFHTRCPDAHEVCRRTRPVYQDVSGPEGYPHRVSCVKYEDVGYEDSEPLDTEATAAFGGELVETRGESDE; this is encoded by the coding sequence ATGGCAGAACCACTACTCACCGTCGAAAACCTGCAGACACAGTTCTTCACCGAGGAAGGCGTCGTCCGTGCGGTGGACGGCATCAGCTTCACGGTGGAAGAAGGAGAACTCGTCGGCCTCGTCGGCGAGTCCGGAGCGGGCAAATCCGTCGCGACGAGTTCGATCATGCGACTCGTCGAGGAACCCGGCGAAGTCGTTGGCGGCACCGTCAAGTACCGCGACAAGGTCATTATCGACTTCGAGGAGGGACCGAACGGCGAGCGCCGCCCCTCCGACGAGATGCTGTCGAACAAACAGATGCGCGACGAGATTCGCGGCAACGAGATCGCCATCATCTTCCAGGACCCGATGGAGGCGCTCAACCCCGTCTTCACCGTCGGCAGCCAACTGAGGGAGTTCATCGAGATAAACCGCGACGTCTCCGGCAAGGAGGCCAGAGAAATCGCCGTCGACATGCTCCGTGAGGTCGGCATCCCCGAACCCGAGGAACGCTTCGACAGCTACCCCCACCAGTTCTCGGGCGGGATGCGCCAGCGCGTCCTCATTGCGATGGCGCTCTCCTGTGAGCCGAGCCTCATCATCGCCGACGAACCGACGACGGCGCTCGACGTCACCGTCGAGGGGCAGATTCTGGACCTCGTCGACGAACTCCAGGCAAAGTACGGAACGAGTTTCCTCTGGGTGACCCACGACATGGGCGTCGTCGCCGAAATCTGCGACCGCGTCAACGTGATGTATCTCGGCGAGATTATCGAGCAGGCGGAGGTCGACGACCTGTTCTACGAGACGAAACATCCCTACACGGAGGCGCTGCTGGACTCGATGCCGCGTCCCGACGAGACGGTCGACGAACTCAATCCGATAAAGGGCGTGATGCCGGAGGCGATTAACCCGCCGCCGGGCTGTCGGTTCCACACCCGCTGTCCGGACGCCCACGAAGTGTGTCGCCGGACCCGACCCGTCTATCAGGACGTGAGCGGGCCGGAGGGGTACCCGCACCGTGTCTCCTGCGTGAAGTACGAAGACGTCGGCT
- the tgtA gene encoding tRNA guanosine(15) transglycosylase TgtA, which yields MRDCFEQRQGDAAGRIGRLTVPRAGVTVETPALLPVINPNVQTISPARLQSEFGAEILITNSYIIRKTDDLREAALDVGLHEMLDFSGAIMTDSGSFQLAEYGDIDVTTTEILQFQKDIGSDIGTPVDIPTPPDVSREQAEEELEITKQALADAEAFDAGEMLVNAPVQGSTYPDLRERAARHADATSLDVFPVGAVVPLMNAYRYDDMVDAVAAAKLGLGADCPVHLFGAGHPMMFALAVAMGCDLFDSAAYALYARDERYLTVRGTEHLEDLDYFPCSCPVCASHTPDEVRAANDADTERLLAEHNLHVTFAEIRRIKQAIRAGNLLELVEVRARGHPAMLDGYRALLDHADQLEQSDPAAKGSFFHLSHESATRPEVRRHHRRLARLDLAAYNDVLLTEGGTPSESDYDAVWKVLAPFGPFPGALSDTYPLNAQVPGRLDDAARETAAEGVAALVAENPEVSFTLAYNGWTAAALELVPESVTLEPLSGVVGDESTQSGDEAAELDE from the coding sequence ATGCGCGACTGTTTCGAGCAGCGGCAGGGTGACGCGGCCGGACGCATCGGCCGACTCACCGTGCCGCGCGCCGGGGTGACCGTGGAGACACCGGCCCTGTTGCCCGTCATTAACCCCAACGTCCAGACGATTTCGCCCGCCCGCCTCCAGTCGGAGTTCGGCGCGGAGATTCTCATCACGAACTCCTACATCATCCGCAAGACCGACGACCTCCGCGAGGCGGCGCTGGACGTCGGTCTCCACGAGATGCTCGACTTCTCCGGCGCCATCATGACTGACTCGGGCTCGTTCCAGTTGGCAGAGTACGGCGACATCGACGTGACGACGACCGAGATTCTGCAGTTCCAGAAGGATATCGGCTCGGACATCGGGACGCCCGTCGACATCCCGACGCCGCCGGACGTTTCCCGCGAGCAGGCCGAGGAGGAACTCGAAATCACCAAGCAAGCTCTTGCCGACGCCGAGGCGTTCGACGCGGGTGAGATGCTCGTCAACGCCCCCGTGCAGGGGTCGACCTACCCGGACCTCAGAGAGCGCGCCGCCCGCCACGCAGACGCGACGAGCCTTGACGTGTTCCCCGTCGGCGCGGTGGTCCCGCTGATGAACGCGTACCGCTACGACGACATGGTTGACGCCGTCGCCGCCGCCAAGCTCGGACTCGGCGCAGACTGCCCGGTCCACCTGTTCGGCGCGGGCCACCCGATGATGTTCGCGCTCGCCGTCGCGATGGGCTGCGACCTGTTCGACTCCGCCGCCTACGCGCTGTACGCTCGCGACGAGCGCTACCTCACCGTCCGCGGCACCGAACACCTCGAAGACCTCGACTACTTCCCGTGCTCCTGTCCGGTCTGTGCGTCGCACACGCCCGACGAAGTCAGAGCGGCCAACGACGCCGATACCGAACGCCTGCTAGCCGAACACAATCTCCACGTCACGTTCGCCGAGATTCGCCGCATCAAACAGGCCATCCGCGCGGGAAACCTGCTCGAACTGGTCGAGGTCCGCGCTCGCGGCCACCCGGCGATGCTCGACGGCTATCGGGCGCTTCTCGACCACGCCGATCAGCTTGAACAATCAGACCCCGCCGCGAAAGGGTCGTTCTTCCACCTCTCGCACGAGAGCGCGACGCGGCCCGAAGTTCGGCGACACCACCGCCGCCTCGCGCGTCTGGACCTCGCGGCGTATAACGACGTGCTCCTGACCGAGGGCGGGACGCCCTCCGAGAGCGACTACGACGCCGTCTGGAAGGTCCTCGCCCCGTTCGGTCCGTTCCCCGGTGCGCTCTCGGACACGTATCCGCTGAACGCCCAAGTTCCCGGCCGACTCGACGACGCGGCGCGGGAAACGGCCGCAGAGGGCGTCGCAGCGCTCGTCGCCGAGAACCCCGAGGTGTCGTTCACGCTCGCCTACAACGGGTGGACCGCCGCGGCGCTCGAACTCGTCCCCGAGTCGGTGACGCTCGAACCGTTGTCGGGCGTTGTCGGCGACGAGTCGACCCAATCCGGCGACGAAGCGGCCGAACTCGACGAGTGA
- a CDS encoding ABC transporter permease, with protein sequence MAPDTSTPQNIDSPEGGAADEPQDDEFEARVGLWYTVSQIKRDPTALAGLVLVSVVTVIAVFAYVDSVFLDYWFANTFWYNPESDPSQAEILLPPYGLTNEIYPTTPGTLEHPLGTDHRGRDIAVRLFYGTRIAITVGIVSTGIALVLGTLVGAVAGYYGGWIDDALMRAAETLFAIPFLVLVIAFMAAFGRNLTFAMIGVGIATIPTFARLIRSRVLSVREEDYIEAARAAGVRDRNIILRHIVPNSFAPVLVQATLQVGINILIIAGLSFLGYGAQPPTPSWGQMLAASRQYMLPDPWFSIWPGIAILITVVGFNLVGDGLRDALDPRINN encoded by the coding sequence ATGGCGCCCGATACATCCACTCCACAGAACATCGACAGTCCAGAGGGCGGCGCGGCCGACGAACCGCAGGACGACGAGTTCGAGGCCCGCGTCGGTCTCTGGTACACCGTCTCGCAGATCAAGCGTGACCCGACGGCGTTGGCCGGACTTGTTCTTGTCTCGGTTGTAACCGTTATCGCAGTATTCGCGTACGTCGACAGCGTCTTCCTCGACTACTGGTTCGCCAACACGTTCTGGTACAACCCCGAAAGCGACCCCTCGCAGGCGGAGATTCTGCTCCCGCCGTACGGGTTGACGAACGAGATCTACCCGACGACGCCCGGGACACTCGAACACCCGCTCGGCACCGACCACCGCGGCCGCGACATCGCTGTCCGGCTGTTCTACGGCACCCGCATCGCTATCACGGTCGGCATCGTCTCGACCGGCATCGCGCTGGTGCTTGGGACGCTCGTCGGCGCGGTCGCCGGCTACTACGGCGGCTGGATCGACGACGCGCTGATGCGCGCCGCCGAGACGCTGTTCGCCATCCCGTTCCTCGTGCTCGTCATCGCGTTCATGGCCGCCTTCGGGCGTAACCTCACGTTCGCGATGATCGGTGTCGGTATCGCGACGATTCCGACGTTCGCACGCCTCATCCGCTCGCGGGTGCTGAGCGTCCGCGAAGAAGATTACATCGAGGCGGCGAGAGCCGCCGGGGTGCGCGACAGAAACATCATCCTCAGACACATCGTCCCGAACAGTTTCGCGCCGGTGCTCGTGCAGGCGACGCTGCAGGTCGGTATCAACATCCTCATCATCGCCGGCCTCTCGTTCCTCGGCTACGGCGCACAGCCCCCGACGCCGTCGTGGGGACAGATGCTCGCGGCATCCCGGCAGTACATGCTGCCGGACCCGTGGTTCAGCATCTGGCCCGGCATCGCCATCCTCATCACGGTGGTCGGATTCAACCTCGTCGGTGACGGCCTGAGAGACGCACTCGACCCACGGATCAACAACTGA
- a CDS encoding NUDIX hydrolase, whose translation MDDTADNIDNADDVDDADILDWETTDSRIDYSCPGFDIRMDDVRLPDGTETEFHYVDEPPAVVILPFTPDGDVVLVEEWRQAVGHVNRSLPVGGTEPEDDDLAAAARRELAEETGYEADSIDEFYVAEPANGIANSVHHYFVARGCEPTAEQRLDFNESIRPVTMEYEDLLAAVVDNEIRDGRTSLGVLQYELARP comes from the coding sequence ATGGACGACACCGCCGACAACATCGACAACGCCGACGATGTCGACGACGCGGACATCCTCGACTGGGAGACGACGGACTCGCGAATTGACTACTCCTGCCCCGGATTCGACATTCGGATGGACGACGTGCGCCTGCCCGACGGGACGGAGACAGAGTTTCATTACGTCGACGAGCCGCCCGCGGTCGTGATTCTGCCGTTCACCCCCGACGGCGACGTGGTGCTCGTCGAAGAGTGGCGGCAGGCCGTCGGCCACGTTAACCGTAGCCTCCCCGTAGGGGGCACTGAACCCGAAGACGACGATCTCGCTGCCGCCGCGCGCCGCGAACTCGCCGAGGAGACGGGGTACGAAGCCGACTCGATAGACGAGTTCTACGTCGCCGAACCCGCCAACGGCATCGCTAACTCGGTGCACCACTACTTCGTCGCCCGCGGATGCGAACCGACCGCCGAGCAGCGACTCGACTTCAACGAGAGTATCCGCCCGGTGACGATGGAGTACGAGGACCTTCTGGCCGCCGTCGTCGACAACGAGATTCGAGACGGGCGCACGTCGCTCGGCGTGTTGCAGTACGAACTCGCGCGGCCGTAG
- a CDS encoding ABC transporter substrate-binding protein, which yields MTKDNNSQLINRRRMLQGLGVAGIASVAGCSGGGGGDGDGSGNQSGDGSGNQSGDGSGGGQSSQGGQLKMALVKSPLEFDPIVLNDVPSAQVSQNIFEGLYEYDESTGLVPALAAGEPEVNDDGTVYTVQIAEGATFQNGDPVTSEDVKYSFEAPVKEETENASEVNMVDTIDTPDEKTVTFNLSYPYGAFGETTLAWSIVPKAVREEDPDAFNNSKPVGSGPFEFDEWQEGQFARITRYDDYWGDLTPNLESVEFVPVEESTTRVTTLRNGENDIIEEIPPKLYSSVEQIQDAEIQEVPGIGYFYMAFNCAEGPTADPKVREAVDYCFDMDQAVSNYVEPTGVRQYSPLPQSIVDDWGFDLGQWEQIPHGKDIEQAKQLFNEAGVSQDYSWRIIVPPDDKREQIGVTVSNGLQEAGFNAEVQRLDWGAFLEQYISGSEDDYNIYTLGWSGSPDPDAFTYYMFGATEDTLGVTDGTFYHDSSQRAKEATEKFVQAREINDQEQRKQLYSEGITTVLEDRAHLPAYNLKNSYGVKNYVKDFAEHPVDSFHLASSHNNTSINKQ from the coding sequence ATGACGAAAGACAACAACTCCCAACTGATCAATCGACGTCGGATGCTGCAGGGGCTCGGCGTCGCAGGTATCGCAAGTGTAGCTGGCTGTTCTGGCGGCGGTGGCGGAGACGGCGACGGCTCCGGCAACCAGAGCGGCGACGGTTCCGGAAACCAGAGCGGTGACGGCTCTGGCGGTGGACAGTCCTCCCAGGGCGGTCAACTCAAGATGGCGCTCGTCAAGAGCCCGCTCGAGTTCGACCCCATCGTCCTCAACGACGTGCCGTCCGCACAGGTCTCCCAGAACATCTTCGAGGGCCTTTACGAGTACGACGAGTCGACCGGACTCGTCCCCGCGCTCGCGGCGGGCGAGCCGGAGGTCAACGACGACGGAACGGTGTACACCGTCCAGATTGCCGAGGGCGCAACGTTCCAGAACGGCGACCCCGTCACCTCCGAGGACGTGAAGTACTCCTTCGAGGCACCGGTCAAGGAGGAGACCGAGAACGCCTCCGAGGTGAACATGGTCGACACCATCGACACGCCGGACGAGAAGACGGTCACGTTCAACCTCTCGTACCCGTACGGCGCGTTCGGTGAGACGACGCTCGCGTGGAGCATCGTCCCGAAAGCCGTCCGCGAGGAGGACCCCGACGCGTTCAACAACAGCAAGCCCGTCGGCTCCGGTCCGTTCGAGTTCGACGAGTGGCAGGAGGGCCAGTTCGCCCGTATCACCCGGTACGACGACTACTGGGGCGACCTGACGCCGAACCTCGAATCGGTCGAGTTCGTCCCCGTCGAGGAGTCGACGACCCGCGTGACGACGCTTCGCAACGGCGAGAACGACATCATCGAGGAGATTCCGCCGAAACTCTACTCCTCGGTCGAGCAGATTCAGGACGCCGAGATCCAGGAAGTGCCCGGCATCGGCTACTTCTACATGGCGTTCAACTGTGCGGAAGGCCCGACGGCGGACCCCAAGGTTCGCGAAGCGGTCGACTACTGCTTCGACATGGACCAGGCGGTCTCGAACTACGTCGAGCCGACCGGTGTGCGCCAGTACAGCCCGCTGCCGCAATCGATTGTCGACGACTGGGGCTTCGACCTCGGCCAGTGGGAGCAGATCCCGCACGGAAAAGACATCGAGCAGGCCAAACAGCTGTTCAACGAGGCCGGCGTCAGCCAAGACTACTCGTGGCGCATCATCGTCCCGCCGGACGACAAGCGTGAACAGATCGGCGTGACGGTGTCGAACGGGCTGCAGGAAGCCGGCTTCAACGCCGAAGTCCAGCGGCTCGACTGGGGTGCGTTCCTCGAACAGTACATCTCCGGTAGTGAGGACGATTACAACATCTACACGCTCGGGTGGTCCGGTTCGCCCGACCCCGACGCGTTCACTTACTACATGTTCGGCGCGACCGAGGACACCCTCGGCGTCACCGACGGGACGTTCTACCACGACTCGAGTCAACGCGCGAAAGAGGCGACCGAGAAGTTCGTCCAGGCCCGCGAGATCAACGACCAAGAGCAGCGCAAGCAGTTGTACAGCGAAGGCATCACGACGGTCCTCGAAGACCGCGCGCACCTTCCGGCGTACAACCTCAAGAACAGCTACGGCGTGAAGAACTACGTGAAGGACTTCGCGGAGCACCCGGTGGACAGCTTCCACCTCGCGTCGAGCCACAACAACACCTCGATCAACAAACAGTAG
- a CDS encoding CHY zinc finger protein, which translates to MTTGVDDCDDPTTVDGDSAEFDNRFDVPLCGVDVDAETRCEHYHADRDVIAIKFPCCGVYHPCFECHETLADHEPERWSLGRFDEPAVLCGVCGERLTVAAYLDADHACPSCSAEFNPGCALHAHLYFDAA; encoded by the coding sequence ATGACGACCGGAGTAGACGACTGCGATGACCCGACGACCGTCGACGGCGACTCCGCCGAGTTCGACAATCGGTTCGACGTTCCACTCTGCGGCGTCGACGTCGACGCCGAGACGCGGTGCGAGCACTACCACGCCGACCGCGACGTCATCGCGATTAAATTTCCGTGCTGCGGCGTCTACCATCCGTGTTTCGAGTGTCACGAGACCCTCGCCGACCACGAACCCGAGCGGTGGTCTCTCGGTCGGTTCGACGAACCGGCGGTGTTGTGCGGCGTCTGCGGCGAACGACTCACCGTCGCGGCGTACCTCGACGCCGACCACGCGTGTCCGTCCTGCAGCGCGGAGTTCAACCCCGGCTGTGCGTTGCACGCGCACCTGTACTTCGACGCGGCGTAA
- the trmY gene encoding tRNA (pseudouridine(54)-N(1))-methyltransferase TrmY: MRQFIITGHDAPTTPEFSLDDIAGGAGRLDVLCRCVNSAFFLSHAIREDVRAHLVLGDEYTVRFEGAELRRLNPDERSTAALIRKALDARDEAIGHMPAESSPGVSLYRMGFEATLDSVAAESTVVQLHEDGDPVVDVDPPEDPAFILSDHHNFTDEEAEALAAAADERVRLGPEILHADHAITVAHNYLDTDAYTRY; encoded by the coding sequence ATGCGCCAGTTCATCATCACCGGGCACGACGCGCCGACGACGCCCGAGTTCTCGCTCGACGACATCGCCGGAGGCGCGGGTCGCCTCGACGTACTTTGTCGGTGCGTCAACTCCGCGTTTTTTCTCTCGCACGCGATTCGCGAGGACGTCCGCGCGCACCTCGTTCTCGGCGACGAGTACACAGTCCGCTTCGAAGGTGCGGAGCTCCGACGGCTAAACCCCGACGAGCGAAGCACCGCGGCGCTGATTCGGAAGGCGCTCGACGCGCGCGACGAGGCCATCGGCCACATGCCCGCCGAGAGCAGTCCCGGCGTCTCGCTCTACCGGATGGGGTTCGAGGCGACGCTCGACTCCGTCGCCGCCGAGTCGACCGTGGTGCAACTGCACGAGGACGGCGACCCGGTCGTCGACGTCGACCCCCCGGAGGATCCGGCGTTCATCCTCTCGGACCACCACAATTTCACCGACGAGGAGGCCGAAGCACTCGCGGCGGCCGCGGACGAACGTGTGCGTCTCGGGCCCGAAATCCTCCACGCCGACCACGCCATCACCGTCGCGCATAACTATCTCGACACCGACGCCTACACCCGATACTGA
- a CDS encoding arylsulfotransferase family protein has translation MVTKRTSAALVLAGVALFVAMVVVSAATAPTIGAMGSHDNGTNETRQTLVGSQGGGTGLHDYGSVYLLEDDGKAWELADADSYFDVTMLDNGSVMAGFMDSGYDDCGPYESPCTHTGFRIIEPGENPEVVSEFSFPVRTRANSEVHDVELLPSGEFLVSDMENERIMTVKGGEVTWQWNASEFYTDGPDDPTREDWLHINDVDHVGEDRYLVSVRNANQLLVVERGEGVVEVVNEDPNPDDGRVGDPSVLNRQHNPQWLDNDTILVADSENGRIVELHRGDDGDWSVAWELTSAEGVEFAWPRDADRLENGNTLITDSANQRIVEVNESGEAVWSVRTEYIPYEAERLPEGETVGGQPYNAAAQSDAGEGVSTTGGTNHVPGISFLLQVLRTSMPLPFWIAEIHIVVTLVSLGLVFAGLGTAARSTFAARRRR, from the coding sequence ATGGTTACGAAACGCACGAGTGCCGCCCTCGTTCTCGCGGGCGTCGCACTCTTCGTGGCGATGGTGGTCGTCAGCGCCGCTACCGCACCGACGATCGGTGCGATGGGAAGCCACGACAACGGTACGAACGAGACGAGACAGACATTGGTCGGTTCGCAAGGCGGCGGGACCGGTCTCCACGACTACGGCAGCGTCTACCTCCTCGAAGACGACGGGAAGGCATGGGAACTCGCCGACGCCGACAGCTACTTCGACGTGACAATGCTCGACAACGGCAGCGTCATGGCGGGGTTCATGGACAGCGGATACGACGACTGCGGCCCGTACGAGTCGCCGTGTACTCACACCGGGTTCCGTATCATCGAACCCGGCGAGAACCCCGAAGTCGTCAGCGAGTTTAGCTTCCCCGTTCGCACGCGCGCGAACAGTGAAGTCCACGACGTGGAGTTACTCCCCTCCGGCGAGTTCCTCGTCAGCGACATGGAGAACGAGCGCATCATGACCGTCAAGGGCGGCGAAGTTACCTGGCAGTGGAACGCCAGCGAGTTCTACACCGACGGTCCCGACGACCCGACGCGCGAGGATTGGCTCCACATCAACGACGTCGACCACGTCGGCGAGGACCGATACCTCGTCTCGGTCCGCAACGCGAACCAACTGCTCGTTGTCGAGCGCGGCGAGGGCGTCGTCGAGGTCGTCAACGAGGACCCGAACCCAGACGACGGCCGCGTCGGCGATCCCTCGGTGTTGAACCGCCAGCACAATCCGCAGTGGCTCGACAACGACACGATACTCGTCGCCGACTCCGAGAACGGCCGCATCGTCGAACTCCACCGCGGCGACGACGGCGATTGGAGCGTCGCGTGGGAGCTCACGAGCGCCGAGGGCGTCGAATTCGCGTGGCCGCGCGACGCTGACCGCCTCGAAAACGGCAACACGCTCATCACCGACTCCGCGAACCAGCGCATCGTCGAAGTCAACGAGTCCGGTGAGGCCGTCTGGAGCGTCCGAACCGAGTACATCCCGTACGAAGCCGAGCGCCTCCCCGAAGGCGAGACGGTCGGCGGCCAACCGTACAACGCGGCCGCGCAGAGCGACGCGGGCGAGGGAGTGTCCACGACCGGTGGCACCAACCATGTCCCGGGCATCTCGTTCCTCCTGCAGGTGTTACGGACGAGTATGCCGCTTCCATTCTGGATCGCCGAAATCCACATCGTCGTCACGCTCGTCTCCCTGGGTCTCGTCTTCGCGGGTCTCGGCACGGCCGCGCGCTCGACGTTCGCGGCGAGACGACGAAGGTAG
- a CDS encoding ABC transporter permease: MSRLRYTIGRLLQAIPVLLGVVTITFLLTDAIPGDPVSIMLGPSPSAQQADAIRAKFGLDQPLYVRYFNYLFDVIQLELGESLYYGVPVTQKIMERLPVTMLLMVSSFTFALVTAVPLGIISAKRRNKPTDHISRIVALLGVSTPSFWIGLMLIIVFAYNVSWFPATGLVMPWAPPSAIDGASNRIDVIVTTIRHLVLPTITLGTLQMAAFTRIERSSMLEVLGEEYVKLARAYGVSEGKILRKHAFRNAQLPLITIVGLQLTTALGGAVLTETVFSINGMGRLVITAIQNQDFLLVMGTTLMFGVVFVVGVIITDLSYAYVDPRVSFEGGD; this comes from the coding sequence ATGAGTAGACTTCGATATACGATTGGACGACTTCTGCAGGCGATTCCCGTCCTGCTCGGAGTTGTGACCATCACGTTCCTTCTGACCGATGCGATTCCGGGCGACCCGGTGAGCATCATGCTCGGCCCGTCGCCGAGTGCACAGCAGGCCGACGCCATCCGAGCGAAGTTCGGCCTCGACCAACCACTGTACGTTCGGTACTTCAACTACCTCTTCGACGTAATACAGCTAGAACTCGGCGAGAGCCTCTACTATGGGGTACCGGTAACCCAGAAAATCATGGAGCGCCTCCCCGTGACGATGCTGCTCATGGTGTCGAGTTTCACGTTCGCGCTCGTGACCGCGGTTCCGCTCGGCATCATCTCCGCGAAGCGGCGAAACAAGCCGACTGACCACATCTCGCGCATCGTCGCGCTTCTGGGCGTCAGCACCCCGTCGTTCTGGATCGGCCTGATGCTCATCATCGTCTTCGCGTACAACGTCAGCTGGTTCCCGGCGACTGGGCTGGTGATGCCGTGGGCACCGCCGTCGGCGATCGACGGCGCGTCGAACCGAATCGACGTCATCGTCACCACGATCAGACATCTGGTACTGCCGACCATCACACTCGGCACGCTCCAGATGGCGGCGTTCACCCGCATCGAGCGCTCCTCGATGCTGGAGGTACTTGGCGAGGAGTACGTCAAACTCGCGCGCGCCTACGGCGTCAGCGAGGGGAAAATCCTCCGCAAGCACGCATTCCGTAACGCACAGCTCCCGCTCATCACCATTGTCGGCCTCCAGCTGACGACGGCGCTTGGCGGCGCCGTGCTGACCGAGACCGTCTTCTCCATCAACGGGATGGGACGGTTGGTCATTACGGCGATTCAGAACCAGGACTTCCTCTTGGTGATGGGGACGACACTGATGTTCGGTGTCGTCTTCGTCGTCGGCGTCATCATCACGGACCTCTCGTATGCGTACGTCGACCCGAGAGTCTCCTTCGAGGGAGGTGACTAA